A portion of the Dethiosulfovibrio faecalis genome contains these proteins:
- a CDS encoding response regulator, producing MKRSLPVLKKALAVSVGLFLALIAVLIVVNYRSQRSFERQTVRALQIQADNMASIMGYILFERRQDAYDIAESKELTAYFQGRDLGMSREYGLKASQENLQALLKRKLQNTTFENDMVYSRIAVILDDGSPLAVTPAVQGNPPDWLKYRYTLNPSGRIITEWENGESQLVISYPYFYKGNYEGQIVLWMTPSDILTRLRARQSTEPWNNIFLTTWNGQRVTSPFENPHEASKIFHHLEGAEKPMEIKVGEDDKPTKVLAAKAEVPGASLLLFLVTPRDRVFGSATPYGNLIIMGASALLLLGGGLFLLRENTQAVILKARVDEAEKNQITVKEHNERLKTEIRERKKAESALQGQLSFMQVLLDTIPNPVYYFDKNGIILGCNRAFSSLLGREGWGMVGTSMGELLPTKVTEKLMDLGERILNDSEPVRFQLPMDIDGQEYRFFFNQACFQSNEDNPGVVGVMEDVTALIKNAVELREAKEEAERANKAKSTFLANMSHEIRTPMNAVVGMTELALETTYDEEQRECLETIHEASCSLMDIINDILDISKIESGHMEIDSHPFDLGEIAWKAASCLAKGTHGKGLELNVDVDEDLAESYIGDSVRIRQIMVNLLSNAVKFTDEGEVLMSVKATEKTAKMDSVEIKVEDTGIGLSEKDITRIFSPFVQADVSTTKRYGGTGLGLSICKKLVEMMGGELKVQSVPGKGSVFSFAIPLTVEDRNRQNLHPDLRSRSALIVDDNETNRAILSRKLSAWGMEVRQAKSGKEALNMLTGENRISADIMILDCHMPDMDGPTVLERLDQADAVPEAAIMLSSLDGPDVKSRCRDLGIRWFLTKPIPDSVLKRTLIKSITPEEGESTPLEQGDQDLFGVGKSVLVVEDNEFNARIMIRTMERRGFQVDLATNGVEALKKIDETRPDLVLMDVQMPVMDGKETTREIRREELRSGRPRLPVIALTAYAMAEEKSAILESGVDDIVTKPVNREELFRAVTALLPETGSTPPSVKKSDGILDPGRVAALLEMVGKDQAIMEEVIGDFIENLPSQLESLSQAVADRSSERTAKAAHGLKGSLGTVGALESWEICVRLERLAKEADLTASVGVFKELELSLRKLTDELKRGGWKKYVERER from the coding sequence ATGAAGCGTTCCTTGCCTGTGCTCAAGAAGGCCCTGGCTGTGTCGGTCGGGCTTTTCCTGGCCCTGATAGCTGTCCTGATAGTGGTGAACTACCGGTCACAGAGATCGTTCGAAAGACAGACGGTACGGGCTCTTCAGATACAGGCGGACAACATGGCCTCCATAATGGGCTATATACTGTTCGAGAGAAGACAGGATGCCTACGACATAGCCGAGAGCAAGGAACTCACCGCCTACTTTCAGGGACGGGACCTAGGTATGTCCAGGGAATACGGGTTGAAGGCCAGCCAGGAAAACCTTCAGGCCCTGCTGAAGAGGAAGCTCCAGAACACAACGTTCGAAAACGACATGGTCTACTCCAGAATAGCGGTCATACTGGACGACGGCAGCCCCCTCGCAGTGACCCCGGCCGTACAGGGCAACCCTCCCGATTGGCTCAAATACCGCTACACCCTGAACCCCTCGGGGCGGATCATAACCGAGTGGGAGAACGGAGAGAGCCAACTGGTCATATCCTATCCCTACTTCTACAAGGGGAACTACGAGGGACAGATAGTGCTGTGGATGACCCCGTCGGACATACTGACCAGACTCAGGGCGAGACAGAGCACAGAACCGTGGAACAACATATTCCTCACCACATGGAACGGCCAGAGGGTAACCTCGCCGTTCGAGAACCCCCATGAGGCCAGCAAGATATTCCATCACCTAGAGGGAGCGGAGAAACCGATGGAGATTAAGGTGGGAGAGGATGACAAGCCCACCAAGGTCCTGGCCGCCAAGGCCGAGGTTCCGGGAGCGTCTTTGCTCCTCTTCCTCGTGACCCCCAGAGACAGGGTCTTCGGCTCCGCCACCCCCTACGGGAACCTGATAATAATGGGAGCCTCCGCTCTGCTTCTCCTGGGAGGAGGACTCTTCCTCCTGAGGGAAAACACCCAGGCCGTTATATTGAAGGCCAGGGTCGACGAAGCTGAGAAAAACCAGATAACTGTAAAAGAACACAACGAAAGGCTGAAGACCGAGATAAGGGAACGCAAAAAAGCGGAAAGCGCCCTTCAGGGACAGCTGTCCTTCATGCAGGTTCTTTTGGATACGATCCCCAACCCGGTTTACTACTTCGATAAAAACGGCATAATACTGGGGTGTAACAGGGCCTTTTCCTCCCTGCTGGGCAGAGAGGGATGGGGAATGGTCGGCACATCCATGGGAGAGCTGCTGCCTACGAAGGTAACTGAAAAGCTAATGGACCTCGGCGAAAGGATCCTGAACGACAGCGAACCGGTCCGATTCCAGCTACCCATGGACATCGATGGCCAGGAATACCGTTTTTTCTTCAATCAGGCGTGCTTCCAGTCGAACGAGGACAATCCCGGGGTGGTAGGGGTGATGGAGGACGTCACGGCCCTCATCAAAAACGCCGTCGAGCTCAGAGAGGCTAAGGAAGAGGCGGAGAGGGCCAACAAGGCGAAGAGTACCTTTTTGGCCAACATGAGCCACGAGATCAGAACCCCTATGAACGCCGTTGTGGGAATGACCGAACTCGCTCTGGAGACCACCTACGACGAGGAACAAAGGGAATGCCTGGAGACGATACACGAGGCTTCCTGTTCGCTGATGGATATAATCAACGACATACTGGACATCTCCAAGATCGAATCGGGACACATGGAGATAGACAGCCATCCCTTCGACCTGGGAGAGATCGCCTGGAAGGCGGCCAGCTGCCTCGCCAAGGGAACCCACGGCAAGGGTCTGGAACTGAACGTCGACGTAGACGAGGACCTGGCGGAAAGCTACATAGGCGATTCGGTGAGGATAAGGCAGATAATGGTCAACCTGCTGAGCAACGCGGTTAAATTCACCGACGAAGGGGAGGTCCTGATGTCGGTGAAAGCGACGGAGAAAACCGCAAAGATGGACTCGGTCGAGATAAAGGTCGAGGACACAGGAATAGGTCTGTCCGAAAAAGACATAACCAGAATCTTCTCTCCCTTCGTACAGGCCGACGTATCCACTACAAAACGCTACGGAGGCACAGGACTGGGCCTCTCCATATGTAAAAAGCTGGTGGAGATGATGGGAGGCGAGCTAAAGGTCCAAAGCGTTCCCGGAAAGGGAAGCGTCTTCAGCTTCGCTATTCCTCTGACGGTGGAAGACCGGAACAGGCAGAATCTCCATCCCGACCTGAGATCCCGTTCGGCCCTGATAGTGGACGACAACGAGACCAACAGGGCCATTCTGAGCCGCAAGCTTTCCGCCTGGGGCATGGAGGTTCGCCAGGCGAAATCGGGCAAGGAAGCCCTGAACATGCTGACAGGAGAAAATCGGATATCGGCGGACATAATGATACTGGACTGCCATATGCCAGACATGGACGGACCCACCGTGCTCGAAAGGCTGGACCAAGCAGACGCGGTGCCGGAGGCGGCCATAATGCTCAGCTCTCTCGACGGTCCGGATGTAAAATCCAGATGCAGGGACCTCGGAATACGTTGGTTTCTGACGAAACCCATCCCGGACAGCGTCCTGAAGAGGACCCTGATAAAATCCATAACCCCGGAGGAAGGAGAATCGACGCCTCTAGAGCAAGGAGATCAGGATCTGTTCGGTGTCGGAAAATCGGTCTTGGTCGTGGAGGACAACGAATTCAACGCCAGGATAATGATAAGGACCATGGAAAGACGGGGCTTTCAGGTGGACCTGGCTACAAACGGAGTGGAGGCTCTGAAAAAGATAGACGAGACCAGGCCGGACCTGGTTCTGATGGACGTACAGATGCCGGTAATGGACGGAAAGGAGACCACCAGGGAGATCCGACGGGAGGAACTCCGATCGGGACGTCCCAGACTTCCGGTAATAGCCCTTACAGCCTACGCCATGGCGGAGGAAAAATCGGCCATACTGGAATCTGGGGTCGACGACATAGTGACCAAACCGGTCAACAGAGAGGAGCTGTTCCGGGCCGTAACTGCCCTGCTTCCGGAGACCGGAAGCACGCCTCCTTCGGTAAAGAAATCCGATGGAATCCTGGATCCCGGCAGGGTCGCGGCGCTTCTGGAAATGGTTGGGAAGGACCAGGCCATAATGGAGGAGGTCATCGGCGATTTTATTGAAAATCTACCGTCCCAGCTGGAGAGCTTGTCTCAGGCCGTGGCGGATAGATCGTCGGAGAGAACGGCCAAGGCGGCTCACGGCCTGAAAGGATCGCTTGGAACGGTGGGAGCCCTGGAATCCTGGGAGATATGCGTCCGACTTGAAAGACTTGCCAAGGAAGCCGATCTTACCGCCTCCGTCGGGGTGTTTAAAGAACTCGAACTATCTCTGAGAAAACTGACGGACGAACTGAAAAGAGGCGGCTGGAAAAAGTACGTAGAACGAGAGCGATAA
- a CDS encoding sulfite exporter TauE/SafE family protein, with the protein MNSLIWGGAAIFAGSLVQGCAGFAFSLVAAPFLLFFLSQQVVIPMLVLVSMGLNVMVLKDCWSSLDFRKVLPILAGGVITLPLGIWILTALDPRAFRLFVGTFIVLVAMVMLSGWRKPLPYSIWALGPIGMVSGILNGSLSMSGPPVVLFLTNQGTGKDEFRANLAAYFMSLNVATISLYAFKGVLTAQVLAITGAYVPVLLVGTWLGIKVSRLLPEEVFRKITLSLIIMTGAVLIGSNL; encoded by the coding sequence GTGAACTCTCTGATCTGGGGCGGTGCGGCGATCTTCGCCGGCAGCCTCGTCCAGGGATGTGCCGGGTTCGCCTTCTCTCTGGTGGCTGCGCCTTTTCTACTGTTCTTTCTCTCCCAGCAGGTGGTCATTCCCATGCTGGTTTTGGTCAGCATGGGGCTCAACGTGATGGTCTTAAAGGACTGCTGGTCCTCTCTGGATTTCAGAAAGGTGCTGCCCATACTGGCTGGAGGGGTGATCACACTGCCGTTGGGAATATGGATCTTGACGGCCTTGGATCCCAGGGCTTTCAGGCTGTTCGTGGGGACCTTCATCGTCCTGGTGGCTATGGTGATGCTCTCGGGATGGAGGAAGCCCCTTCCCTACAGCATCTGGGCTCTGGGCCCCATCGGGATGGTCAGCGGCATCCTGAACGGCAGTCTCTCCATGAGCGGACCTCCGGTGGTGCTCTTCCTGACGAATCAGGGAACGGGAAAGGACGAGTTCAGGGCCAATCTGGCCGCGTATTTCATGTCGTTGAACGTCGCCACCATCTCCCTTTACGCCTTCAAGGGTGTCCTGACCGCTCAGGTGCTGGCGATAACCGGAGCCTACGTGCCTGTGTTGCTGGTTGGAACCTGGCTGGGGATAAAGGTGTCCAGGCTCTTGCCGGAGGAGGTCTTCAGGAAGATAACCCTGTCTCTGATAATAATGACCGGAGCGGTATTGATAGGCTCGAACCTTTAA
- a CDS encoding hemolysin family protein gives MATGTLFSALIIFVLLFALSAFFSASETAFSSVNKIRLRRFVEEERPGASSAMELAKDFNRTVSAILIGGNIVDILITSAATAVLTSMFGPIGAVYATVLMTILIILFGEILPKALVKDRAEPFALASAPMVKFFVSVLNPVCALTSRITSALRHGRTGGTLIPTVTHDELLSIVDTMGGEGTLPLSERELVENAVNFNGLEVWEVQTPRVDLFAIEVDDDPSVVTGLIVANHYSRIPVYQGSIDNIVGILYEKDYLAAVTSGKKPVIRDMMKRPILIAGSASLMDSLKILRSSHTHMAVVLDEYGGTSGIVTLEDLLEELVGELYDEHDDIKENVTKIEENVYMANGDIYIKRLFEAFLDVPYEPETDSTTLSGWLLEQFKTLPETGAEVKWENFTFQVSKLSGQRIHKVRITREP, from the coding sequence ATGGCAACTGGAACACTTTTCAGCGCTCTTATAATCTTCGTCCTTCTTTTCGCACTGTCGGCCTTCTTCTCCGCCAGCGAGACGGCCTTCTCCAGCGTAAACAAGATCAGGCTCCGCCGCTTCGTAGAGGAGGAGAGGCCAGGCGCATCCAGCGCCATGGAGCTGGCCAAGGACTTCAACCGCACCGTCTCGGCCATACTGATAGGCGGCAACATCGTGGACATACTTATAACATCCGCCGCCACCGCCGTCCTGACATCCATGTTCGGCCCTATAGGAGCGGTCTACGCCACCGTACTTATGACGATCCTCATAATACTGTTCGGGGAGATATTGCCCAAGGCCTTGGTCAAGGACAGGGCAGAACCCTTCGCCCTGGCCTCGGCCCCGATGGTGAAGTTCTTCGTGTCCGTGTTGAACCCGGTCTGCGCCCTCACCTCCAGGATAACCTCCGCCCTGAGACACGGCAGAACCGGAGGAACCCTGATACCCACGGTGACCCACGACGAGCTGCTCAGCATAGTGGACACCATGGGAGGAGAGGGAACCCTCCCCCTCTCAGAGAGGGAGCTGGTGGAGAACGCCGTCAACTTCAACGGTCTGGAGGTCTGGGAGGTCCAGACTCCCAGGGTGGACCTCTTCGCCATAGAGGTAGACGACGATCCCTCGGTAGTGACAGGACTGATAGTTGCAAACCACTACTCCAGGATACCGGTCTACCAGGGCTCGATAGACAACATAGTGGGCATACTCTACGAGAAGGACTACCTGGCCGCCGTAACCTCCGGCAAAAAACCGGTTATCCGGGACATGATGAAGCGCCCCATCCTCATAGCGGGAAGCGCCAGCCTCATGGACAGTCTCAAGATACTCCGATCCAGCCACACCCACATGGCGGTGGTGCTGGACGAATACGGCGGGACCTCCGGCATAGTGACCCTGGAGGACCTGCTGGAGGAGCTGGTTGGAGAGCTATACGACGAGCACGACGACATAAAGGAGAACGTCACCAAGATAGAGGAGAACGTCTACATGGCCAACGGGGACATCTACATAAAGAGGCTTTTCGAGGCCTTTCTGGACGTCCCATACGAGCCGGAGACCGACTCCACCACGCTGAGCGGATGGCTTCTCGAACAGTTCAAGACCCTTCCGGAGACCGGCGCGGAGGTAAAATGGGAGAACTTTACCTTCCAGGTCTCAAAGCTGTCGGGACAGAGAATACACAAGGTACGAATCACGAGAGAGCCTTAA
- a CDS encoding HD domain-containing phosphohydrolase: protein MATVLIVEDDRITRKVLTLGIKNLGYRVMEAESGEEALSMLLGTDSDVDMILMDVVMPEMDGIETTGRIRAMGIPAVIIMLTSDDSAETVKRAVMAGADDYMTKPVDPNQLATRLELALKASSFYVYRHNFASQIEGFESFHAEDRRSMDIIASKNENLLSDLLKTLNLIAKMRDNDTYEHTSRVGWLSMALARKMGEPEDEVLSLGLAAPLHDIGKIGVPDSILLKPGALNDREWEIMKQHPIFGWRLLSRFSSGVLMTAASVALNHHERWDGSGYPKGLKGEEIPLYGRIVAVADSFDAMVSPRPYKEAKSVDWGFEEIRSLAGIQFCPKTVEAFISLEEKIERRYEMEKQAQI, encoded by the coding sequence ATGGCTACGGTACTGATAGTTGAGGACGACAGGATAACCCGCAAAGTCCTGACCCTGGGGATAAAGAACCTCGGCTACAGGGTGATGGAGGCCGAAAGTGGAGAGGAAGCCCTGTCCATGCTGCTGGGGACCGACTCTGACGTCGACATGATACTCATGGACGTAGTAATGCCGGAAATGGACGGCATAGAGACCACCGGCAGGATAAGGGCCATGGGAATACCTGCGGTGATAATAATGCTGACCTCCGACGACAGCGCCGAGACGGTGAAGAGGGCCGTCATGGCCGGAGCGGACGACTACATGACCAAGCCGGTGGATCCCAACCAGCTGGCCACCAGGCTGGAACTGGCCCTGAAAGCGTCGAGCTTCTACGTCTACAGACACAACTTCGCCAGCCAGATAGAGGGCTTCGAAAGCTTCCATGCGGAAGACCGAAGATCGATGGACATAATAGCCAGCAAAAACGAAAACCTCCTCTCCGACCTGCTGAAAACCCTCAACCTCATCGCCAAGATGAGGGACAACGATACCTACGAACACACCTCCCGGGTCGGCTGGCTGTCCATGGCCCTGGCCAGAAAGATGGGAGAGCCGGAGGACGAGGTTCTCTCCCTGGGGCTGGCAGCTCCTCTCCACGACATCGGAAAGATCGGCGTCCCAGACTCGATCCTCTTAAAACCCGGAGCTCTCAACGATCGAGAATGGGAGATAATGAAACAGCACCCGATATTCGGGTGGAGACTTCTCAGCCGATTCTCATCCGGAGTCCTTATGACCGCCGCATCGGTGGCGTTGAACCATCACGAGAGATGGGATGGATCGGGGTATCCTAAGGGGCTGAAAGGCGAGGAAATCCCCCTTTACGGCCGTATCGTGGCGGTGGCCGACAGTTTCGACGCCATGGTCAGTCCCAGGCCCTACAAGGAAGCGAAATCAGTCGATTGGGGCTTCGAGGAGATACGATCGCTGGCGGGAATCCAGTTCTGCCCCAAGACGGTCGAGGCCTTTATATCCCTGGAAGAGAAAATAGAAAGACGTTACGAGATGGAAAAACAGGCTCAGATCTAG
- a CDS encoding methyl-accepting chemotaxis protein encodes MKISTKLVGGFLAVAAICAVVGTVGYRGMSVLSGSLNVLGTEKVQALKLVEEINSEQLTVAKSAAQLLQEGLPLERRQELYESIRHGFVRADRAVEVFSTIPKSSMEQMAWDSFGPSWESWKGSVEGFLTMCDELDGFGIAAPTAFEADLAKLLSKHEDWVIKLSEAIVTQTNFTGELDPTKCELGGFLSSFHTDNGKLADIFKLISLQHEKLHKGAAFINKLIDRKGTISNDVMRERLELAYVSRILSPLANMRGLFKKASDVAQLSVEKYEEMARFYGEEMLQGQQAVVSVMDDVIAVTDGEVNSAAKNGMAMAKKSARTAMVSVAIGVVLALGLGFLLSRSITGPIASVVRFAEKGRDGDLTLEESDFQVGSGGEMARMAGALAEMVSKQRDVVRRILRQAGEFSDGSGTLAALAEEMNASMAEVQSAVDKVAQLAENGAAALQQTSAGVEEIAAGAERTAKFSKETADAAEEGRRSTDEAASEMGNTIDEVHGLGEFTVKTKDNISDLSKSVDAIAGFVTTITTIADQTNLLALNAAIEAARAGEAGRGFAVVAEEVRKLAEESAGAAQEVSKLIDELTDKARQSVSVAGKTEKMVEDVIEKAENSRDKLRTVLNQVDRITEGVEEMAKVAENQSASSQEMASAIESVSRTVMEVSEMMETVRTATDETARAADGVSQEAQTMSGRADDLVSLVKVFKVDRQDRASGLEPVEG; translated from the coding sequence ATGAAGATATCGACTAAATTAGTCGGCGGGTTTCTCGCCGTGGCCGCCATATGTGCGGTCGTCGGAACCGTAGGTTATCGAGGGATGTCGGTCCTTTCCGGCTCTCTGAACGTGCTGGGCACGGAGAAGGTCCAGGCCCTCAAACTGGTGGAGGAGATAAACTCGGAGCAGCTTACGGTAGCCAAGTCGGCGGCCCAGCTCCTTCAGGAAGGGCTTCCGCTGGAGAGGCGTCAGGAACTCTACGAATCCATAAGGCATGGGTTCGTCAGGGCAGATAGGGCCGTAGAGGTTTTTTCGACCATCCCGAAGTCCTCAATGGAACAGATGGCATGGGATTCTTTCGGTCCATCCTGGGAGAGCTGGAAGGGAAGCGTCGAGGGGTTTTTGACCATGTGCGACGAGCTCGACGGTTTCGGCATAGCCGCTCCGACCGCCTTCGAGGCCGACCTGGCAAAGCTCCTGTCCAAGCACGAGGACTGGGTCATAAAGCTCAGCGAGGCCATAGTTACCCAGACCAATTTTACCGGGGAGCTCGACCCCACCAAATGCGAACTCGGGGGGTTCTTAAGCTCGTTTCATACGGACAACGGCAAACTGGCCGATATCTTCAAGCTCATATCGTTACAGCATGAAAAGCTGCACAAGGGTGCGGCCTTCATAAACAAGCTGATAGACAGAAAGGGAACCATCTCCAACGATGTCATGAGAGAGAGGCTCGAGCTGGCTTACGTCAGCAGAATCCTTTCTCCTCTGGCCAACATGAGGGGGCTTTTCAAGAAGGCCTCCGATGTGGCCCAGTTGTCGGTGGAAAAATACGAGGAGATGGCCCGTTTCTACGGGGAGGAGATGCTCCAGGGACAACAGGCCGTGGTGTCCGTAATGGACGACGTCATCGCCGTGACAGACGGTGAGGTTAACTCCGCCGCCAAGAACGGCATGGCCATGGCTAAAAAGTCGGCCAGGACCGCAATGGTGTCGGTTGCTATCGGTGTCGTCCTGGCTTTGGGACTTGGTTTCCTTTTGTCTCGATCCATAACCGGTCCTATAGCCTCGGTGGTGCGTTTTGCCGAGAAGGGCAGAGACGGGGATCTAACCCTGGAGGAATCGGACTTCCAGGTGGGGTCGGGCGGCGAGATGGCCCGGATGGCCGGAGCCCTGGCGGAAATGGTGTCCAAGCAGAGAGACGTCGTCCGGCGGATTTTGCGACAGGCCGGAGAGTTTTCCGATGGATCCGGCACCCTGGCGGCGTTGGCCGAGGAGATGAACGCCTCCATGGCAGAGGTCCAGTCCGCGGTGGACAAGGTGGCACAGTTGGCGGAGAACGGAGCGGCCGCCTTGCAGCAGACCTCCGCAGGGGTGGAGGAGATCGCCGCCGGTGCCGAGAGGACCGCCAAGTTCTCCAAGGAAACCGCCGACGCGGCCGAGGAGGGACGGCGTAGCACCGATGAGGCCGCCTCCGAGATGGGCAATACCATAGACGAGGTTCACGGTCTCGGGGAGTTCACCGTCAAGACAAAGGACAACATCTCCGATCTCTCCAAATCGGTGGACGCCATCGCCGGTTTTGTCACCACCATAACGACCATCGCCGACCAGACCAATTTACTCGCGCTCAACGCCGCCATAGAGGCAGCCAGGGCAGGAGAGGCCGGCAGGGGTTTCGCGGTGGTGGCCGAGGAGGTCCGCAAGTTGGCGGAGGAGTCGGCCGGAGCGGCCCAGGAGGTATCCAAGCTCATAGACGAGCTGACCGATAAGGCCCGTCAGTCCGTGTCGGTCGCGGGCAAGACTGAGAAAATGGTGGAGGACGTCATAGAGAAGGCGGAGAACTCCAGGGATAAGCTAAGGACGGTCCTGAACCAGGTGGACAGGATCACCGAAGGGGTCGAGGAGATGGCCAAGGTGGCGGAGAACCAGTCGGCCTCGTCTCAGGAGATGGCTTCCGCTATAGAGTCGGTATCCAGGACGGTCATGGAGGTCTCGGAGATGATGGAAACGGTCCGTACCGCAACGGACGAGACGGCTAGGGCAGCCGACGGGGTTTCCCAGGAGGCCCAGACCATGTCCGGTAGGGCGGACGATCTGGTGTCCCTCGTCAAGGTATTCAAGGTGGATCGCCAGGACCGGGCCTCAGGGCTCGAGCCGGTAGAGGGCTAG
- a CDS encoding transporter substrate-binding domain-containing protein, whose amino-acid sequence MKRTIFLFLLLSALCVSSAQGEGLKDIRKRGELRHLGVPYAHFVSGSGDGLDVELMRRFASFLGVKYSFVPTDWENLIPDLLGRDIKKDGSLSDAKRPIRGDLIASGLTVLDWRKKLIDFSSPTFTTQVWLVTRANNPIRPIKPSGYLTKDIEETKELIRGRSLMGCPGTCLDPNLYGLRGLAKDLITFEGNLNDLVPALISGRSELVLLDVPDVLVGLASWPGQIKVIGPISQKQEMAVAFPKESDLREEFERFFSELVDKGEYSLMVEEYYPSIREFP is encoded by the coding sequence ATGAAACGAACGATTTTTCTCTTCCTGCTCCTGTCGGCTCTGTGCGTATCGTCCGCCCAGGGGGAAGGCCTTAAGGATATCAGGAAGAGAGGAGAACTTCGCCATCTCGGCGTGCCCTACGCTCACTTCGTGAGCGGAAGCGGAGACGGACTCGATGTGGAACTGATGAGAAGATTCGCCTCCTTCCTCGGGGTGAAATACTCTTTCGTCCCGACGGACTGGGAAAATCTCATACCAGATCTCCTTGGAAGAGATATAAAAAAAGACGGGTCTCTTTCCGACGCAAAGAGACCTATAAGAGGAGATCTTATAGCCTCCGGCCTTACGGTCCTGGACTGGAGAAAGAAGCTGATAGATTTCTCCAGCCCCACCTTCACCACCCAGGTCTGGCTCGTTACCAGGGCCAACAACCCGATAAGGCCCATAAAACCGTCGGGCTACCTGACGAAAGATATAGAGGAGACTAAAGAATTGATCCGGGGCAGGTCTCTCATGGGCTGTCCCGGCACCTGCCTGGATCCCAACCTGTACGGACTGAGGGGTCTGGCTAAAGATCTTATTACCTTCGAGGGGAACCTGAACGACCTGGTCCCAGCCCTTATCTCCGGCCGCTCGGAGCTGGTTCTGCTGGACGTTCCGGACGTCCTGGTCGGTCTGGCCTCGTGGCCCGGACAGATCAAGGTGATCGGACCGATATCCCAAAAACAGGAGATGGCAGTGGCCTTTCCCAAGGAATCCGACCTGAGAGAGGAATTCGAGAGGTTCTTCTCCGAACTGGTGGACAAAGGAGAGTACTCCCTCATGGTGGAGGAATACTATCCGTCCATAAGGGAATTCCCATGA
- the tal gene encoding transaldolase, which yields MTNIWKAAELGQSIWCDYISRELLSSGGLDEMMEKGVRGVTSNPAIFNKAISKGDGYDDAIKTMAKSGMSDLDIYEGLALEDISDAADRMTPVFEATGGTDGYVSLEVDPRLADDEERTVSEALRLRSLLGRPNVMIKIPATEAGISALERATSAGVSVNATLIFSVAQTEAVGRAYIRGLKARLDRGDDVSSVRSVASLFVSRMDSAVDPLLEERASDLMGKIAVDNARLAYNRWGEIFSGADWQLLVKAGACPQRMLWASTGTKNRSYRDTLYVEELIGPDTVNTVPPATMDAFLDHGEVENRVAFDLDGAFHRRQRLADLGVDLDRICDGLRESGVDAFVTAFDELLKAVEEKASSFR from the coding sequence ATGACCAATATATGGAAGGCGGCCGAGCTGGGGCAGAGCATATGGTGCGACTATATAAGCAGAGAGCTTCTGTCCTCCGGCGGGCTGGACGAGATGATGGAAAAAGGCGTCCGAGGGGTGACGTCGAACCCGGCCATCTTCAACAAGGCCATCTCCAAAGGGGACGGCTACGACGACGCTATAAAGACCATGGCGAAATCGGGAATGTCCGATCTGGATATATACGAGGGGCTGGCTCTGGAGGATATCTCCGATGCGGCGGACCGCATGACCCCGGTGTTCGAGGCCACCGGAGGAACCGACGGCTACGTCAGCCTGGAGGTGGATCCACGCCTGGCCGACGACGAGGAACGCACCGTCTCGGAGGCCCTAAGGCTTAGATCCCTTCTCGGAAGGCCTAACGTGATGATAAAGATCCCCGCAACCGAAGCCGGTATCTCCGCTCTGGAGAGGGCTACCTCCGCTGGAGTGTCGGTAAACGCCACGTTGATATTCTCGGTGGCACAGACCGAGGCGGTGGGAAGGGCCTATATCAGGGGTCTGAAGGCCAGGCTCGACAGAGGCGACGACGTATCGTCGGTCCGTTCGGTTGCGTCCCTTTTCGTCAGCCGTATGGACTCGGCGGTCGATCCCCTTCTTGAGGAGAGGGCTTCGGATCTCATGGGAAAGATCGCCGTCGACAACGCCAGGTTGGCATACAATAGATGGGGAGAGATATTCTCCGGGGCGGATTGGCAGCTCCTTGTCAAGGCCGGGGCCTGCCCTCAGAGGATGCTCTGGGCCAGCACAGGCACTAAGAATCGATCCTACAGGGATACCCTCTACGTGGAGGAGCTTATCGGTCCAGACACGGTGAACACCGTGCCTCCTGCGACCATGGATGCCTTTTTGGATCACGGGGAAGTGGAGAACAGAGTCGCTTTCGACCTGGACGGGGCTTTTCACAGAAGACAGAGGCTCGCCGATCTCGGGGTGGATCTGGATCGAATATGCGACGGGTTGAGAGAGAGCGGAGTGGACGCCTTCGTAACCGCCTTCGACGAGCTCTTGAAGGCGGTGGAAGAAAAGGCGTCTAGCTTCAGATAG